In Erinaceus europaeus chromosome 10, mEriEur2.1, whole genome shotgun sequence, one DNA window encodes the following:
- the LOC132540813 gene encoding beta-lactoglobulin-1-like produces the protein MKCVLLALALVCAVQAIDVPQPMKDVDIQKLPGKWYTVAMAANNIALLDAKNTHLKVFVKALALTPENNLEITLSEWEDNKCVEKAILAEKTSNPAYYSINYAKENQVVVVSKDQKEVSLCMENTTAPEKSLVCLFLAKDPNTKDKVMGKFVSVLEDLSVQPQILLDLTQADEPCRI, from the exons ATGAAGTGTGTCCTGCTCGCCCTGGCCCTCGTGTGTGCCGTCCAGGCCATCGATGTCCCCCAGCCCATGAAGGATGTGGACATCCAGAAG CTgcctgggaagtggtacaccGTGGCCATGGCAGCCAACAACATCGCCCTCCTGGATGCCAAGAACACCCACCTGAAAGTGTTCGTCAAGGCTCTGGCACTCACCCCTGAGAACAACTTGGAGATCACCCTCTCTGAATG ggAGGACAACAAGTGTGTGGAGAAAGCCATCCTGGCTGAGAAAACCAGCAACCCCGCCTACTACAGCATTAACT ATGCGAAggagaaccaggtggtggtggtgagcaAGGACCAGAAAGAAGTCAGCCTGTGCATGGAGAATACCACCGCCCCCGAGAAGAGCTTGGTCTGCCTGTTCCTGG CCAAGGACCCGAATACTAAGGACAAGGTCATGGGGAAATTTGTCAGTGTTCTCGAGGACCTGTCTGTGCAGCCCCAGATTCTTCTGGACCTGACCCAAGCTGATG agccctgccgcaTCTAG